A stretch of Nonomuraea africana DNA encodes these proteins:
- a CDS encoding ABC transporter permease: MIWLTWRQHRGQLLVTFGLLAALGVMFLVSGLEAAAFVAANGSLAPGDLAAALGKRYDAVYTVFGWLPIVAPALIGAFWGAPLLGKEFERGTHRLVWTQAVPARRWLAVKLAVLGGLVALGGLAMAAMVSVWRPRFRTDTFGNVGVFNMLGVEPAAWWLFAFLLGTAAGAVLRRTLAAMAVVVGVLAVMTFGLFTLSDHYATPSRVVTADQNTVTGQDVRLVEHAWLDPAGREVAEPPAGACPRGVDTARGDSARSAYEECLIGKGYRHVVYFHGRDRFWRFQLIDAAILLTAASALGLVTVRAVRRAS, encoded by the coding sequence GTGATCTGGCTGACCTGGAGACAGCACAGGGGGCAGCTGCTGGTGACGTTCGGGCTGCTGGCGGCGCTCGGCGTGATGTTCCTGGTGTCGGGGCTCGAGGCGGCGGCGTTCGTCGCCGCCAACGGGAGCCTGGCGCCCGGTGACCTCGCCGCGGCGCTGGGCAAGCGCTACGACGCCGTCTACACCGTCTTCGGCTGGCTGCCGATCGTGGCTCCCGCGCTGATCGGGGCGTTCTGGGGCGCGCCGCTGCTGGGCAAGGAGTTCGAGCGAGGCACGCACCGGCTGGTCTGGACGCAGGCGGTGCCGGCGCGGCGCTGGCTCGCGGTCAAGCTGGCCGTGCTGGGCGGCCTGGTGGCGCTGGGCGGCCTGGCCATGGCGGCGATGGTGTCGGTGTGGCGGCCGAGGTTCCGCACCGACACGTTCGGCAACGTCGGCGTCTTCAACATGCTCGGGGTGGAGCCCGCGGCGTGGTGGCTGTTCGCGTTCCTGCTGGGCACGGCCGCGGGCGCGGTGCTGCGCCGCACCCTGGCCGCGATGGCGGTGGTCGTCGGGGTGCTCGCGGTGATGACGTTCGGGCTGTTCACCCTGAGCGACCACTACGCGACGCCGTCCCGCGTGGTGACGGCCGACCAGAACACGGTGACCGGCCAGGACGTGCGGCTGGTGGAGCACGCGTGGCTCGATCCGGCGGGGCGGGAGGTCGCCGAGCCGCCCGCGGGCGCGTGTCCGCGCGGTGTCGACACCGCGAGGGGTGACAGCGCCCGCTCGGCGTACGAGGAGTGCCTGATCGGCAAGGGCTACCGGCACGTGGTCTACTTCCACGGGCGCGATCGGTTCTGGCGCTTCCAGCTCATCGACGCGGCGATCCTGCTCACCGCCGCGTCCGCGCTGGGGCTGGTCACCGTCCGCGCCGTCCGCAGGGCCTCCTGA
- a CDS encoding MFS transporter: MTVKHPEGTDRSVGFREVFSVAEYRRLWSATVISELGDQLARVAVVILVYQRTSSAWLTALSYAISYLPAIMGGSLLAVLADRYPRRNLMVSADLLRAILVLLIAIPAMPLLVLYLLLFAVQTLESPARAARAAILPQMLTGERYTVGVAAYHVTNQFTYVAGFLVGGLVVVATGPRLAFVIDAVTFVVSALIVSRLAAYAPAEPDRATKARLRDRVRTVTGRPRLRWLAMLALLAAFSMTPLALAVPYGRQIGLDEDLSSLLMAAIPAGYVAGTFVLTRRVRPQARSRLLGPLALASFLPLMGVALVPPLPVMLVLLVVCGALTAYQVVANAEFVGLVPDEQRGGAIGVVAATLTAAQGLAMVVAGVVAEFAGAGGAIALFGTAGAIAALLLLRAPGSRVEATAG, translated from the coding sequence ATGACGGTGAAGCACCCGGAGGGCACCGACCGGTCCGTGGGCTTCCGTGAGGTCTTCTCCGTCGCGGAATACCGCCGCCTGTGGAGCGCCACCGTCATTTCCGAGCTGGGCGACCAGCTGGCCAGGGTGGCCGTCGTCATCCTCGTCTACCAGCGCACATCCTCCGCCTGGCTCACCGCGCTCTCCTATGCCATCAGCTACCTGCCCGCGATTATGGGCGGCTCGCTGCTGGCCGTTCTCGCCGATCGTTATCCGCGCAGAAACCTGATGGTCTCCGCGGACCTGCTGCGCGCGATTCTCGTCCTTCTCATCGCGATTCCCGCGATGCCACTCCTCGTGCTTTACCTGTTACTTTTCGCTGTTCAGACGCTCGAGTCACCCGCCCGCGCGGCCCGGGCGGCCATCCTGCCCCAGATGCTGACCGGCGAGCGCTACACCGTCGGCGTCGCCGCCTACCACGTGACCAACCAGTTCACCTATGTGGCGGGCTTCCTGGTGGGCGGTCTCGTCGTGGTGGCCACGGGACCGAGGCTCGCCTTCGTGATCGACGCCGTCACCTTCGTCGTCTCGGCGCTCATCGTCTCGCGCCTGGCCGCGTACGCTCCGGCCGAGCCGGATCGGGCGACCAAGGCTCGCCTGCGCGACAGGGTCAGGACCGTCACCGGCCGGCCCCGCCTGCGCTGGCTGGCCATGCTCGCCCTGCTGGCGGCCTTCTCGATGACGCCGCTGGCGCTGGCCGTGCCGTACGGCAGGCAGATCGGCCTGGACGAGGACCTGTCGAGCCTGCTCATGGCCGCCATCCCGGCCGGATACGTGGCGGGGACGTTCGTGCTGACCAGACGGGTCAGGCCGCAGGCGAGGTCGCGCCTGCTCGGGCCGCTGGCGCTGGCGAGCTTCCTGCCGCTCATGGGTGTGGCTCTCGTGCCGCCGCTGCCGGTGATGCTGGTGCTGCTCGTGGTCTGCGGCGCGCTCACCGCCTACCAGGTCGTGGCCAACGCCGAGTTCGTCGGCCTGGTCCCCGACGAGCAGCGGGGTGGCGCGATCGGTGTCGTCGCCGCCACCCTGACGGCCGCGCAGGGCCTGGCGATGGTGGTCGCGGGGGTGGTGGCCGAGTTCGCGGGCGCGGGCGGCGCCATCGCCCTCTTCGGTACGGCAGGCGCCATCGCGGCCCTGCTCCTGCTCAGGGCCCCGGGCTCCCGCGTGGAGGCCACGGCGGGCTGA
- a CDS encoding type 1 glutamine amidotransferase domain-containing protein, whose translation MTNIAFLVAPEGVEQIELTEPWKAVTQAGGTPRLISTAPGQIQTFNHLDKGDRFSVDGTVSDVSVADFDGLVLPGGVANPDFLRTEPAAVRFVRDFFDAGKPVAAICHAPWTLIEADVVRGRTLTSWPSLQTDLRNAGATWEDKEVLVCTAGPNKLVTSRKPDDLKAFCQAAVDAFG comes from the coding sequence ATGACGAACATCGCCTTCCTCGTCGCCCCCGAGGGCGTCGAGCAGATCGAACTGACCGAGCCGTGGAAGGCCGTCACGCAGGCCGGTGGCACTCCACGGCTGATCTCCACCGCACCTGGACAGATCCAGACCTTCAACCATCTCGACAAGGGGGACCGGTTCTCGGTGGACGGCACCGTCTCCGACGTCTCCGTCGCCGACTTCGACGGGCTCGTGCTGCCCGGCGGCGTCGCGAACCCCGACTTCCTGCGTACCGAGCCGGCCGCCGTCCGCTTCGTGCGCGACTTCTTCGACGCGGGCAAGCCGGTGGCCGCCATCTGCCACGCGCCGTGGACGCTCATCGAGGCCGACGTGGTGCGCGGGCGCACGCTCACCTCCTGGCCCAGCCTTCAGACCGACCTGCGCAACGCGGGAGCCACCTGGGAGGACAAGGAGGTCCTGGTCTGCACCGCCGGACCGAACAAACTGGTCACCAGCCGCAAGCCGGACGACCTCAAGGCCTTCTGCCAGGCGGCCGTCGACGCCTTCGGCTGA
- a CDS encoding heavy-metal-associated domain-containing protein, with amino-acid sequence MTVTTYQVEGMTCGHCVSSVTAEVGKVAGVSEVQVDLASKAVTVTSAAPLDDALVLAAVTEAGYELAGRTDRVMLAQAGGSCCGSGGCH; translated from the coding sequence ATGACCGTCACCACGTACCAGGTCGAAGGCATGACCTGTGGCCACTGCGTCAGCTCGGTGACCGCCGAGGTCGGCAAGGTGGCAGGCGTCAGCGAGGTCCAGGTGGACCTGGCGAGCAAGGCCGTCACCGTGACCAGCGCCGCCCCGCTGGACGACGCGTTGGTGCTGGCCGCTGTCACCGAGGCGGGCTACGAGCTCGCCGGCCGTACCGACAGGGTCATGCTGGCGCAGGCGGGCGGGTCGTGCTGCGGCTCGGGCGGCTGCCACTGA
- a CDS encoding DUF2809 domain-containing protein, with translation MPRSRITIFAVVTIILGLATRPLFQYAGDAFYTVLIYLIVLFVAPGLRPVVAALIALGASWAIEFAQLLGLPRVLAPVLGSTFNPPDLFWYTVGAAGILALDLTLRRRSGVKPRP, from the coding sequence ATGCCGCGCTCCCGCATCACGATTTTCGCCGTCGTAACGATCATCCTGGGGCTGGCGACCAGGCCGCTGTTCCAGTACGCGGGGGACGCGTTCTACACGGTGCTCATCTATTTGATCGTGCTTTTCGTCGCGCCCGGGCTGCGGCCGGTGGTGGCGGCGCTGATCGCGCTGGGGGCGAGCTGGGCGATCGAGTTCGCCCAGCTCCTCGGCCTCCCCAGGGTCCTGGCGCCGGTGCTCGGGAGCACGTTCAACCCGCCGGATCTGTTCTGGTACACGGTGGGCGCGGCGGGGATCCTGGCGCTGGACCTCACCCTGCGCAGGAGGTCAGGGGTCAAGCCGCGGCCCTGA